In Gossypium arboreum isolate Shixiya-1 chromosome 5, ASM2569848v2, whole genome shotgun sequence, a single genomic region encodes these proteins:
- the LOC108452891 gene encoding uncharacterized protein LOC108452891 isoform X3, giving the protein MADQHSNEGSSMGSTSGESSDSLVELKIKTLDSQIFSFLVDKNTPVSSFKEKIARELGVPVGRQRLIFRGKVLKDDHLLFEYHVENGHTLHLVERQPAQSQPSSDASSGEADGNNSNRGNDAASGIPRNRVGQISHSVVLGTFNVGDQGDGSAPDLSRVIGAVLNSFGVGGQSTTNGTITQSSTSAPQGNETNGVRGGGGNQQGNQTQSAPSFPGQSFQVAHQVMPIPLTAAQVSIPSLNTPIPDSLNALSEFMNRMEMHSPNGYQPHTSTTNTRDQPRVALPSDARGLPTPEALSIVIRNAVRLLNSHAIGALSHIAERLEQERDSSDPTVRGQIQTESVQAGLTMQHLGSLLLELGRTILTLRMGNSPAESSVNAGPAVYISPSGPNPIMVQPFPLQTRSLFSGSHSPSNSLTVGPVGVGNAPRHINIHIHPAVGNRTNNGEGRQGERGNNAGSGSMRVLPVRNTVASAPQARATAAMSSAAQSPPTESSLSSMVAEINSRIRDLVSMQGDNQDASGSQQPNNMVASGAEDSTVALPANLETEELKSQPEHAEGRHDNTESGESSQDISLGTVGCPPSSSGEPLVKLEDPSGSAPRSSEENAKPVPLGLGLGGLERKRRVKPTKSSIAGVNGTASSSLDHNLSARTAGQQILQSLASQSSSLSRVDSSSGNQGVLGSRLSGGQGSDDQLAAANAVSQVLQSPALNGLLAGISQQTGAGSPDDFRNMLQQLTQSPQIMNTVSQLAQQVDSQDIGNMFSGFVGGQGGGIDLSRMVQQMMPIVSQALGRGSSATPSFPAVESKSQDDIQQIAQRIEQSNVPDDVFHAVAKNAVQVYGNGRNAEELLNELCGNEGLAKDYTEMLKQDLRQRFQDKSEKDKF; this is encoded by the exons ATGGCAGATCAGCACTCCAATGAAGGTTCGAGCATGGGCAGCACTTCTGGAGAGTCTTCTGATTCACTTGTAGAGCTAAAGATCAAGACTTTGGATTCGCAAATTTTTAGTTTTCTTGTTGACAAAAAT ACACCAGTTTCATCGTTCAAGGAGAAAATAGCTAGGGAGCTTGGTGTCCCAGTTGGTCGGCAACGGCTGATTTTCAGGGGAAAGGTCTTAAAGGATGATCATCTCCTTTTTGAATATC ATGTTGAGAATGGGCATACATTGCACTTAGTTGAAAGGCAGCCTGCCCAATCACAGCCTTCATCTGATGCAAGTTCAGGAGAGGCAGATGGAAATAACAGTAATAGAG GAAATGATGCTGCTTCGGGCATCCCTCGTAATCGAGTCGGGCAGATTTCGCACAGTGTGGTTCTTGGGACCTTTAATGTTGGAGATCAAGGTGATGGCAGTGCTCCAGACCTTAGTCGG GTTATTGGAGCAGTTTTAAATTCTTTTGGAGTTGGAGGCCAGTCTACTACTAATGGTACCATTACACAGTCTTCAACCTCT GCTCCTCAAGGGAATGAAACAAATGGAGTGCGTGGTGGTGGAGGGAACCAACAAGGAAATCAGACACAATCTGCGCCATCATTTCCTGGTCAATCCTTTCAGGTTGCTCATCAAGTTATGCCAATTCCTCTGACTGCAGCACAAGTATCTATTCCATCCCTTAATACG CCAATTCCTGATTCCTTAAATGCTCTCTCGGAATTTATGAACCGCATGGAGATGCATTCTCCAAATG GCTATCAGCCACACACATCTACAACTAACACAAGGGACCAACCAAGGGTAGCATTACCATCTGATGCACGAGGTCTGCCGACACCTGAAGCATTGAGCATTGTAATTCGAAATGCAGTACGGCTTCTCAACAGTCATGCTATTGGTGCATTGTCT CATATTGCAGAACGTTTAGAGCAAGAGAGGGATTCTTCTGATCCTACAGTGAGGGGGCAAATTCAAACAGAATCAGTACAAGCAGGTCTTACAATGCAGCACTTAGGTTCCCTTCTTTTAGAGCTTGGCCGAACCATATTGACGCTGCGTATGGGAAATTCTCCT GCAGAATCTTCAGTTAATGCTGGACCTGCAGTTTATATATCTCCTTCAGGGCCGAATCCTATAATGGTTCAG CCTTTTCCCCTTCAAACCAGATCCCTCTTTAGTGGTTCCCATTCTCCATCAAATTCTCTGACTGTAGGTCCTGTTGGTGTTGGAAACGCTCCACGGCACATAAACATCCATATACATCCTG CTGTTGGTAATAGAACAAACAACGGGGAAGGTAGGCAAGGGGAACGTGGTAATAATGCTGGTTCTGGTTCAATGCGGGTTCTTCCTGTGCGGAACACTGTTGCTTCTGCTCCCCAAGCACGTGCCACTGCTGCAATGTCCAGTGCTGCACAATCTCCTCCCACCGAGTCTTCACTATCCTCTATGGTTGCTGAAATCAATTCAAGAATTAGAGACTTAGTTAGTATGCAGGGAGATAACCAGGATGCGTCAG GTAGTCAGCAGCCTAATAATATGGTTGCTAGTGGAGCTGAGGATTCTACTGTTGCTTTACCAGCAAACCTTGAAACTGAAGAACTGAAG TCACAACCTGAACATGCTGAAGGAAGACATGATAATACTGAGAGTGGTGAGAGTTCACAGGATATATCACTTGGCACAGTTGGATGCCCTCCTAGTTCAAGTGGAGAACCTTTGGTGAAGTTGGAAGATCCATCAGGAAGTGCTCCTAGATCCAGTGAGGAAAATGCCAAACCTGTACCACTTGGATTGGGGTTGGGGGGTTTGGAACGCAAG AGACGAGTCAAACCAACAAAATCTTCAATTGCCGGTGTTAATGGAACAGCTAGTTCTTCACTTGATCACAATCTGAGTGCTAGAACGGCTGGTCAACAGATTTTGCAGTCACTTGCTTCTCAGAGCTCTTCTCTGAGTAGGGTAGATTCTTCCTCAGGTAATCAAGGTGTTCTGGGTAGTAGATTATCAGGAGGGCAGGGTTCAGATGATCAATTAGCTGCTGCTAATGCTGTCTCACAAGTTCTTCAAAGTCCTGCGTTGAATGGCCTATTGGCGGGGATTTCTCAGCAAACTGGTGCTGGTTCACCAGATGATTTTAGGAATATGTTGCAGCAACTGACTCAAAGTCCGCAAATCATGAACACTGTTAGTCAACTAGCTCAGCAGGTTGATAGCCAGGATATTGGAAACATGTTTTCAGGTTTCGTAGGAGGCCAAGGTGGTGGTATTGATCTGTCACGGATGGTCCAACAAATGATGCCCATTGTTTCTCAGGCGCTTGGTCGTGGGTCATCTGCAACTCCATCCTTCCCTGCTGTAGAATCTAAATCACAG GATGACATTCAACAAATTGCTCAGAGGATCGAGCAGTCTAATGTACCAGATGACGTCTTCCATGCTGTTGCCAAAAATGCAGTTCAGGTATATGGCAATGGGAGGAATGCTGAAGAACTTCTAAATGAGTTGTGTGGTAATGAAGGTCTTGCCAAG GATTACACAGAGATGCTAAAGCAGGACTTGCGTCAAAGGTTTCAGGATAAATCTGAGAAGGATAAGTTCTAG
- the LOC108452891 gene encoding ubiquitin-like domain-containing protein CIP73 isoform X2, protein MADQHSNEGSSMGSTSGESSDSLVELKIKTLDSQIFSFLVDKNTPVSSFKEKIARELGVPVGRQRLIFRGKVLKDDHLLFEYHVENGHTLHLVERQPAQSQPSSDASSGEADGNNSNRGNDAASGIPRNRVGQISHSVVLGTFNVGDQGDGSAPDLSRVIGAVLNSFGVGGQSTTNGTITQSSTSAPQGNETNGVRGGGGNQQGNQTQSAPSFPGQSFQVAHQVMPIPLTAAQPIPDSLNALSEFMNRMEMHSPNGYQPHTSTTNTRDQPRVALPSDARGLPTPEALSIVIRNAVRLLNSHAIGALSHIAERLEQERDSSDPTVRGQIQTESVQAGLTMQHLGSLLLELGRTILTLRMGNSPAESSVNAGPAVYISPSGPNPIMVQPFPLQTRSLFSGSHSPSNSLTVGPVGVGNAPRHINIHIHPGTALSPVVSAVGNRTNNGEGRQGERGNNAGSGSMRVLPVRNTVASAPQARATAAMSSAAQSPPTESSLSSMVAEINSRIRDLVSMQGDNQDASGSQQPNNMVASGAEDSTVALPANLETEELKSQPEHAEGRHDNTESGESSQDISLGTVGCPPSSSGEPLVKLEDPSGSAPRSSEENAKPVPLGLGLGGLERKRRVKPTKSSIAGVNGTASSSLDHNLSARTAGQQILQSLASQSSSLSRVDSSSGNQGVLGSRLSGGQGSDDQLAAANAVSQVLQSPALNGLLAGISQQTGAGSPDDFRNMLQQLTQSPQIMNTVSQLAQQVDSQDIGNMFSGFVGGQGGGIDLSRMVQQMMPIVSQALGRGSSATPSFPAVESKSQDDIQQIAQRIEQSNVPDDVFHAVAKNAVQVYGNGRNAEELLNELCGNEGLAKDYTEMLKQDLRQRFQDKSEKDKF, encoded by the exons ATGGCAGATCAGCACTCCAATGAAGGTTCGAGCATGGGCAGCACTTCTGGAGAGTCTTCTGATTCACTTGTAGAGCTAAAGATCAAGACTTTGGATTCGCAAATTTTTAGTTTTCTTGTTGACAAAAAT ACACCAGTTTCATCGTTCAAGGAGAAAATAGCTAGGGAGCTTGGTGTCCCAGTTGGTCGGCAACGGCTGATTTTCAGGGGAAAGGTCTTAAAGGATGATCATCTCCTTTTTGAATATC ATGTTGAGAATGGGCATACATTGCACTTAGTTGAAAGGCAGCCTGCCCAATCACAGCCTTCATCTGATGCAAGTTCAGGAGAGGCAGATGGAAATAACAGTAATAGAG GAAATGATGCTGCTTCGGGCATCCCTCGTAATCGAGTCGGGCAGATTTCGCACAGTGTGGTTCTTGGGACCTTTAATGTTGGAGATCAAGGTGATGGCAGTGCTCCAGACCTTAGTCGG GTTATTGGAGCAGTTTTAAATTCTTTTGGAGTTGGAGGCCAGTCTACTACTAATGGTACCATTACACAGTCTTCAACCTCT GCTCCTCAAGGGAATGAAACAAATGGAGTGCGTGGTGGTGGAGGGAACCAACAAGGAAATCAGACACAATCTGCGCCATCATTTCCTGGTCAATCCTTTCAGGTTGCTCATCAAGTTATGCCAATTCCTCTGACTGCAGCACAA CCAATTCCTGATTCCTTAAATGCTCTCTCGGAATTTATGAACCGCATGGAGATGCATTCTCCAAATG GCTATCAGCCACACACATCTACAACTAACACAAGGGACCAACCAAGGGTAGCATTACCATCTGATGCACGAGGTCTGCCGACACCTGAAGCATTGAGCATTGTAATTCGAAATGCAGTACGGCTTCTCAACAGTCATGCTATTGGTGCATTGTCT CATATTGCAGAACGTTTAGAGCAAGAGAGGGATTCTTCTGATCCTACAGTGAGGGGGCAAATTCAAACAGAATCAGTACAAGCAGGTCTTACAATGCAGCACTTAGGTTCCCTTCTTTTAGAGCTTGGCCGAACCATATTGACGCTGCGTATGGGAAATTCTCCT GCAGAATCTTCAGTTAATGCTGGACCTGCAGTTTATATATCTCCTTCAGGGCCGAATCCTATAATGGTTCAG CCTTTTCCCCTTCAAACCAGATCCCTCTTTAGTGGTTCCCATTCTCCATCAAATTCTCTGACTGTAGGTCCTGTTGGTGTTGGAAACGCTCCACGGCACATAAACATCCATATACATCCTG GTACTGCACTGTCACCGGTGGTTTCAGCTGTTGGTAATAGAACAAACAACGGGGAAGGTAGGCAAGGGGAACGTGGTAATAATGCTGGTTCTGGTTCAATGCGGGTTCTTCCTGTGCGGAACACTGTTGCTTCTGCTCCCCAAGCACGTGCCACTGCTGCAATGTCCAGTGCTGCACAATCTCCTCCCACCGAGTCTTCACTATCCTCTATGGTTGCTGAAATCAATTCAAGAATTAGAGACTTAGTTAGTATGCAGGGAGATAACCAGGATGCGTCAG GTAGTCAGCAGCCTAATAATATGGTTGCTAGTGGAGCTGAGGATTCTACTGTTGCTTTACCAGCAAACCTTGAAACTGAAGAACTGAAG TCACAACCTGAACATGCTGAAGGAAGACATGATAATACTGAGAGTGGTGAGAGTTCACAGGATATATCACTTGGCACAGTTGGATGCCCTCCTAGTTCAAGTGGAGAACCTTTGGTGAAGTTGGAAGATCCATCAGGAAGTGCTCCTAGATCCAGTGAGGAAAATGCCAAACCTGTACCACTTGGATTGGGGTTGGGGGGTTTGGAACGCAAG AGACGAGTCAAACCAACAAAATCTTCAATTGCCGGTGTTAATGGAACAGCTAGTTCTTCACTTGATCACAATCTGAGTGCTAGAACGGCTGGTCAACAGATTTTGCAGTCACTTGCTTCTCAGAGCTCTTCTCTGAGTAGGGTAGATTCTTCCTCAGGTAATCAAGGTGTTCTGGGTAGTAGATTATCAGGAGGGCAGGGTTCAGATGATCAATTAGCTGCTGCTAATGCTGTCTCACAAGTTCTTCAAAGTCCTGCGTTGAATGGCCTATTGGCGGGGATTTCTCAGCAAACTGGTGCTGGTTCACCAGATGATTTTAGGAATATGTTGCAGCAACTGACTCAAAGTCCGCAAATCATGAACACTGTTAGTCAACTAGCTCAGCAGGTTGATAGCCAGGATATTGGAAACATGTTTTCAGGTTTCGTAGGAGGCCAAGGTGGTGGTATTGATCTGTCACGGATGGTCCAACAAATGATGCCCATTGTTTCTCAGGCGCTTGGTCGTGGGTCATCTGCAACTCCATCCTTCCCTGCTGTAGAATCTAAATCACAG GATGACATTCAACAAATTGCTCAGAGGATCGAGCAGTCTAATGTACCAGATGACGTCTTCCATGCTGTTGCCAAAAATGCAGTTCAGGTATATGGCAATGGGAGGAATGCTGAAGAACTTCTAAATGAGTTGTGTGGTAATGAAGGTCTTGCCAAG GATTACACAGAGATGCTAAAGCAGGACTTGCGTCAAAGGTTTCAGGATAAATCTGAGAAGGATAAGTTCTAG
- the LOC108452891 gene encoding uncharacterized protein LOC108452891 isoform X4, translated as MADQHSNEGSSMGSTSGESSDSLVELKIKTLDSQIFSFLVDKNTPVSSFKEKIARELGVPVGRQRLIFRGKVLKDDHLLFEYHVENGHTLHLVERQPAQSQPSSDASSGEADGNNSNRGNDAASGIPRNRVGQISHSVVLGTFNVGDQGDGSAPDLSRVIGAVLNSFGVGGQSTTNGTITQSSTSAPQGNETNGVRGGGGNQQGNQTQSAPSFPGQSFQVAHQVMPIPLTAAQPIPDSLNALSEFMNRMEMHSPNGYQPHTSTTNTRDQPRVALPSDARGLPTPEALSIVIRNAVRLLNSHAIGALSHIAERLEQERDSSDPTVRGQIQTESVQAGLTMQHLGSLLLELGRTILTLRMGNSPAESSVNAGPAVYISPSGPNPIMVQPFPLQTRSLFSGSHSPSNSLTVGPVGVGNAPRHINIHIHPAVGNRTNNGEGRQGERGNNAGSGSMRVLPVRNTVASAPQARATAAMSSAAQSPPTESSLSSMVAEINSRIRDLVSMQGDNQDASGSQQPNNMVASGAEDSTVALPANLETEELKSQPEHAEGRHDNTESGESSQDISLGTVGCPPSSSGEPLVKLEDPSGSAPRSSEENAKPVPLGLGLGGLERKRRVKPTKSSIAGVNGTASSSLDHNLSARTAGQQILQSLASQSSSLSRVDSSSGNQGVLGSRLSGGQGSDDQLAAANAVSQVLQSPALNGLLAGISQQTGAGSPDDFRNMLQQLTQSPQIMNTVSQLAQQVDSQDIGNMFSGFVGGQGGGIDLSRMVQQMMPIVSQALGRGSSATPSFPAVESKSQDDIQQIAQRIEQSNVPDDVFHAVAKNAVQVYGNGRNAEELLNELCGNEGLAKDYTEMLKQDLRQRFQDKSEKDKF; from the exons ATGGCAGATCAGCACTCCAATGAAGGTTCGAGCATGGGCAGCACTTCTGGAGAGTCTTCTGATTCACTTGTAGAGCTAAAGATCAAGACTTTGGATTCGCAAATTTTTAGTTTTCTTGTTGACAAAAAT ACACCAGTTTCATCGTTCAAGGAGAAAATAGCTAGGGAGCTTGGTGTCCCAGTTGGTCGGCAACGGCTGATTTTCAGGGGAAAGGTCTTAAAGGATGATCATCTCCTTTTTGAATATC ATGTTGAGAATGGGCATACATTGCACTTAGTTGAAAGGCAGCCTGCCCAATCACAGCCTTCATCTGATGCAAGTTCAGGAGAGGCAGATGGAAATAACAGTAATAGAG GAAATGATGCTGCTTCGGGCATCCCTCGTAATCGAGTCGGGCAGATTTCGCACAGTGTGGTTCTTGGGACCTTTAATGTTGGAGATCAAGGTGATGGCAGTGCTCCAGACCTTAGTCGG GTTATTGGAGCAGTTTTAAATTCTTTTGGAGTTGGAGGCCAGTCTACTACTAATGGTACCATTACACAGTCTTCAACCTCT GCTCCTCAAGGGAATGAAACAAATGGAGTGCGTGGTGGTGGAGGGAACCAACAAGGAAATCAGACACAATCTGCGCCATCATTTCCTGGTCAATCCTTTCAGGTTGCTCATCAAGTTATGCCAATTCCTCTGACTGCAGCACAA CCAATTCCTGATTCCTTAAATGCTCTCTCGGAATTTATGAACCGCATGGAGATGCATTCTCCAAATG GCTATCAGCCACACACATCTACAACTAACACAAGGGACCAACCAAGGGTAGCATTACCATCTGATGCACGAGGTCTGCCGACACCTGAAGCATTGAGCATTGTAATTCGAAATGCAGTACGGCTTCTCAACAGTCATGCTATTGGTGCATTGTCT CATATTGCAGAACGTTTAGAGCAAGAGAGGGATTCTTCTGATCCTACAGTGAGGGGGCAAATTCAAACAGAATCAGTACAAGCAGGTCTTACAATGCAGCACTTAGGTTCCCTTCTTTTAGAGCTTGGCCGAACCATATTGACGCTGCGTATGGGAAATTCTCCT GCAGAATCTTCAGTTAATGCTGGACCTGCAGTTTATATATCTCCTTCAGGGCCGAATCCTATAATGGTTCAG CCTTTTCCCCTTCAAACCAGATCCCTCTTTAGTGGTTCCCATTCTCCATCAAATTCTCTGACTGTAGGTCCTGTTGGTGTTGGAAACGCTCCACGGCACATAAACATCCATATACATCCTG CTGTTGGTAATAGAACAAACAACGGGGAAGGTAGGCAAGGGGAACGTGGTAATAATGCTGGTTCTGGTTCAATGCGGGTTCTTCCTGTGCGGAACACTGTTGCTTCTGCTCCCCAAGCACGTGCCACTGCTGCAATGTCCAGTGCTGCACAATCTCCTCCCACCGAGTCTTCACTATCCTCTATGGTTGCTGAAATCAATTCAAGAATTAGAGACTTAGTTAGTATGCAGGGAGATAACCAGGATGCGTCAG GTAGTCAGCAGCCTAATAATATGGTTGCTAGTGGAGCTGAGGATTCTACTGTTGCTTTACCAGCAAACCTTGAAACTGAAGAACTGAAG TCACAACCTGAACATGCTGAAGGAAGACATGATAATACTGAGAGTGGTGAGAGTTCACAGGATATATCACTTGGCACAGTTGGATGCCCTCCTAGTTCAAGTGGAGAACCTTTGGTGAAGTTGGAAGATCCATCAGGAAGTGCTCCTAGATCCAGTGAGGAAAATGCCAAACCTGTACCACTTGGATTGGGGTTGGGGGGTTTGGAACGCAAG AGACGAGTCAAACCAACAAAATCTTCAATTGCCGGTGTTAATGGAACAGCTAGTTCTTCACTTGATCACAATCTGAGTGCTAGAACGGCTGGTCAACAGATTTTGCAGTCACTTGCTTCTCAGAGCTCTTCTCTGAGTAGGGTAGATTCTTCCTCAGGTAATCAAGGTGTTCTGGGTAGTAGATTATCAGGAGGGCAGGGTTCAGATGATCAATTAGCTGCTGCTAATGCTGTCTCACAAGTTCTTCAAAGTCCTGCGTTGAATGGCCTATTGGCGGGGATTTCTCAGCAAACTGGTGCTGGTTCACCAGATGATTTTAGGAATATGTTGCAGCAACTGACTCAAAGTCCGCAAATCATGAACACTGTTAGTCAACTAGCTCAGCAGGTTGATAGCCAGGATATTGGAAACATGTTTTCAGGTTTCGTAGGAGGCCAAGGTGGTGGTATTGATCTGTCACGGATGGTCCAACAAATGATGCCCATTGTTTCTCAGGCGCTTGGTCGTGGGTCATCTGCAACTCCATCCTTCCCTGCTGTAGAATCTAAATCACAG GATGACATTCAACAAATTGCTCAGAGGATCGAGCAGTCTAATGTACCAGATGACGTCTTCCATGCTGTTGCCAAAAATGCAGTTCAGGTATATGGCAATGGGAGGAATGCTGAAGAACTTCTAAATGAGTTGTGTGGTAATGAAGGTCTTGCCAAG GATTACACAGAGATGCTAAAGCAGGACTTGCGTCAAAGGTTTCAGGATAAATCTGAGAAGGATAAGTTCTAG
- the LOC108452891 gene encoding uncharacterized protein LOC108452891 isoform X1 has product MADQHSNEGSSMGSTSGESSDSLVELKIKTLDSQIFSFLVDKNTPVSSFKEKIARELGVPVGRQRLIFRGKVLKDDHLLFEYHVENGHTLHLVERQPAQSQPSSDASSGEADGNNSNRGNDAASGIPRNRVGQISHSVVLGTFNVGDQGDGSAPDLSRVIGAVLNSFGVGGQSTTNGTITQSSTSAPQGNETNGVRGGGGNQQGNQTQSAPSFPGQSFQVAHQVMPIPLTAAQVSIPSLNTPIPDSLNALSEFMNRMEMHSPNGYQPHTSTTNTRDQPRVALPSDARGLPTPEALSIVIRNAVRLLNSHAIGALSHIAERLEQERDSSDPTVRGQIQTESVQAGLTMQHLGSLLLELGRTILTLRMGNSPAESSVNAGPAVYISPSGPNPIMVQPFPLQTRSLFSGSHSPSNSLTVGPVGVGNAPRHINIHIHPGTALSPVVSAVGNRTNNGEGRQGERGNNAGSGSMRVLPVRNTVASAPQARATAAMSSAAQSPPTESSLSSMVAEINSRIRDLVSMQGDNQDASGSQQPNNMVASGAEDSTVALPANLETEELKSQPEHAEGRHDNTESGESSQDISLGTVGCPPSSSGEPLVKLEDPSGSAPRSSEENAKPVPLGLGLGGLERKRRVKPTKSSIAGVNGTASSSLDHNLSARTAGQQILQSLASQSSSLSRVDSSSGNQGVLGSRLSGGQGSDDQLAAANAVSQVLQSPALNGLLAGISQQTGAGSPDDFRNMLQQLTQSPQIMNTVSQLAQQVDSQDIGNMFSGFVGGQGGGIDLSRMVQQMMPIVSQALGRGSSATPSFPAVESKSQDDIQQIAQRIEQSNVPDDVFHAVAKNAVQVYGNGRNAEELLNELCGNEGLAKDYTEMLKQDLRQRFQDKSEKDKF; this is encoded by the exons ATGGCAGATCAGCACTCCAATGAAGGTTCGAGCATGGGCAGCACTTCTGGAGAGTCTTCTGATTCACTTGTAGAGCTAAAGATCAAGACTTTGGATTCGCAAATTTTTAGTTTTCTTGTTGACAAAAAT ACACCAGTTTCATCGTTCAAGGAGAAAATAGCTAGGGAGCTTGGTGTCCCAGTTGGTCGGCAACGGCTGATTTTCAGGGGAAAGGTCTTAAAGGATGATCATCTCCTTTTTGAATATC ATGTTGAGAATGGGCATACATTGCACTTAGTTGAAAGGCAGCCTGCCCAATCACAGCCTTCATCTGATGCAAGTTCAGGAGAGGCAGATGGAAATAACAGTAATAGAG GAAATGATGCTGCTTCGGGCATCCCTCGTAATCGAGTCGGGCAGATTTCGCACAGTGTGGTTCTTGGGACCTTTAATGTTGGAGATCAAGGTGATGGCAGTGCTCCAGACCTTAGTCGG GTTATTGGAGCAGTTTTAAATTCTTTTGGAGTTGGAGGCCAGTCTACTACTAATGGTACCATTACACAGTCTTCAACCTCT GCTCCTCAAGGGAATGAAACAAATGGAGTGCGTGGTGGTGGAGGGAACCAACAAGGAAATCAGACACAATCTGCGCCATCATTTCCTGGTCAATCCTTTCAGGTTGCTCATCAAGTTATGCCAATTCCTCTGACTGCAGCACAAGTATCTATTCCATCCCTTAATACG CCAATTCCTGATTCCTTAAATGCTCTCTCGGAATTTATGAACCGCATGGAGATGCATTCTCCAAATG GCTATCAGCCACACACATCTACAACTAACACAAGGGACCAACCAAGGGTAGCATTACCATCTGATGCACGAGGTCTGCCGACACCTGAAGCATTGAGCATTGTAATTCGAAATGCAGTACGGCTTCTCAACAGTCATGCTATTGGTGCATTGTCT CATATTGCAGAACGTTTAGAGCAAGAGAGGGATTCTTCTGATCCTACAGTGAGGGGGCAAATTCAAACAGAATCAGTACAAGCAGGTCTTACAATGCAGCACTTAGGTTCCCTTCTTTTAGAGCTTGGCCGAACCATATTGACGCTGCGTATGGGAAATTCTCCT GCAGAATCTTCAGTTAATGCTGGACCTGCAGTTTATATATCTCCTTCAGGGCCGAATCCTATAATGGTTCAG CCTTTTCCCCTTCAAACCAGATCCCTCTTTAGTGGTTCCCATTCTCCATCAAATTCTCTGACTGTAGGTCCTGTTGGTGTTGGAAACGCTCCACGGCACATAAACATCCATATACATCCTG GTACTGCACTGTCACCGGTGGTTTCAGCTGTTGGTAATAGAACAAACAACGGGGAAGGTAGGCAAGGGGAACGTGGTAATAATGCTGGTTCTGGTTCAATGCGGGTTCTTCCTGTGCGGAACACTGTTGCTTCTGCTCCCCAAGCACGTGCCACTGCTGCAATGTCCAGTGCTGCACAATCTCCTCCCACCGAGTCTTCACTATCCTCTATGGTTGCTGAAATCAATTCAAGAATTAGAGACTTAGTTAGTATGCAGGGAGATAACCAGGATGCGTCAG GTAGTCAGCAGCCTAATAATATGGTTGCTAGTGGAGCTGAGGATTCTACTGTTGCTTTACCAGCAAACCTTGAAACTGAAGAACTGAAG TCACAACCTGAACATGCTGAAGGAAGACATGATAATACTGAGAGTGGTGAGAGTTCACAGGATATATCACTTGGCACAGTTGGATGCCCTCCTAGTTCAAGTGGAGAACCTTTGGTGAAGTTGGAAGATCCATCAGGAAGTGCTCCTAGATCCAGTGAGGAAAATGCCAAACCTGTACCACTTGGATTGGGGTTGGGGGGTTTGGAACGCAAG AGACGAGTCAAACCAACAAAATCTTCAATTGCCGGTGTTAATGGAACAGCTAGTTCTTCACTTGATCACAATCTGAGTGCTAGAACGGCTGGTCAACAGATTTTGCAGTCACTTGCTTCTCAGAGCTCTTCTCTGAGTAGGGTAGATTCTTCCTCAGGTAATCAAGGTGTTCTGGGTAGTAGATTATCAGGAGGGCAGGGTTCAGATGATCAATTAGCTGCTGCTAATGCTGTCTCACAAGTTCTTCAAAGTCCTGCGTTGAATGGCCTATTGGCGGGGATTTCTCAGCAAACTGGTGCTGGTTCACCAGATGATTTTAGGAATATGTTGCAGCAACTGACTCAAAGTCCGCAAATCATGAACACTGTTAGTCAACTAGCTCAGCAGGTTGATAGCCAGGATATTGGAAACATGTTTTCAGGTTTCGTAGGAGGCCAAGGTGGTGGTATTGATCTGTCACGGATGGTCCAACAAATGATGCCCATTGTTTCTCAGGCGCTTGGTCGTGGGTCATCTGCAACTCCATCCTTCCCTGCTGTAGAATCTAAATCACAG GATGACATTCAACAAATTGCTCAGAGGATCGAGCAGTCTAATGTACCAGATGACGTCTTCCATGCTGTTGCCAAAAATGCAGTTCAGGTATATGGCAATGGGAGGAATGCTGAAGAACTTCTAAATGAGTTGTGTGGTAATGAAGGTCTTGCCAAG GATTACACAGAGATGCTAAAGCAGGACTTGCGTCAAAGGTTTCAGGATAAATCTGAGAAGGATAAGTTCTAG